Part of the Ailuropoda melanoleuca isolate Jingjing unplaced genomic scaffold, ASM200744v2 unplaced-scaffold10983, whole genome shotgun sequence genome, ACAGTTTTGGTCCCTTTACTTTAGTCTATTCTTCTTGATCTCATACTTAAAAGCATTACTGAAACAGCATTAAAATCAGGatatatttacaaaatcaaatcaaaggCTTTCAACAATATGTGCTTATTAGGAGGAAAGGGGCCTCCGCCCCACAGCTCTGAGCAGGGCCTCCTTGACCtccttgttcctcaggctgtacACAACAGGGTTCAGCAGGGGGGTGATGACCGTGTAGGTCACGGAGATGAGTCTGTCCTGCCCCAGGGAACTCTGGGACTTGGGCTTGAGGTAGATGATGGAGGCACAGCCATAGTGGACGATGACCACCGTGaggtgggaggcacaggtggCGAAGGCCTTCTTCCGGCCCTCAGCTGAAGCAATCTTAAGGATGGTGGAGATGATGA contains:
- the LOC100476843 gene encoding olfactory receptor 10J4, which codes for CNPLRYSVIMSKEVCVQLASGSLGIGLGMAIVQVTSVFGLPFCDAFVISHFFCDVRPLLKLACADTTVNEIINFVVSVCVLVLPMGLVFISYVLIISTILKIASAEGRKKAFATCASHLTVVIVHYGCASIIYLKPKSQSSLGQDRLISVTYTVITPLLNPVVYSLRNKEVKEALLRAVGRRPLSS